The region ACTTCCAACAGAAATACCATTTTCGTAGAAGTCAAATTTGCTGAAGTATCTTATAGCTTAAAAACTAAAGCGGGAAAAACTTCAGAGGATATATTTTTAAAAAAAGCCGGCAATACTGTTATTACTAAAGACACAAATCCAATTCTTATAGCTTCTTTAAATACTGGTGTAAATACGGATGTACCAATAAAAGTAAACATAGATAACTCTCTTGTTTCGACCTACAATACTACTAACGGAACTCAATTCCAAATATTACCAGAGAACACCTATAAATTAAGCACAACAACCCTTAATATTCCCAAAAACAATATTTCATCTAATGAGTTAGAAATACAATTTACAGATGCTATGTCCCAACTGGATATTACAAAACAATACTTATTACCGGTAAAATCAACCTCCCAAATCAATCTCCCGACAACAAACGATGTTGTTTACCTAAAAATAAGTATCAGTGTAAATAATATCAACTCCAACATTCCCGCCACCGGCACTATCATAGACAGAAATAATTGGTCCGTACAAGCAAACTCAGAATATGATATAGAAAACACAGCATCTATGATGCTGGACGGAGACAATCGAACAGGATGGCTTTCTGGCTCTGGCGAAAACGCTACTGTTATCTTAGATATGGGACAATCTAATATGTTGAAAGGTTTTTCAATCATTCCTACATATTTCTATGGATCATATCCTCTATTCCCTTCAAGTATCGTGGTATATACGAGCAATGATGGCATTAACTGGGCCAGACAGGGTATCTATGAAAATGATAGAGCTGCGGGAGGCAATCCTCAGAATCCATATACAGGGTGGATAACTTTTATAGAACCCGTAAATGCCCGTTATGTAAAATTTGATGAAATTGAGAGTTTCG is a window of Elizabethkingia anophelis R26 DNA encoding:
- a CDS encoding BT_3987 domain-containing protein, whose amino-acid sequence is MKKYTVNIYSIVILFLWSLLLFSCREDETTSNSSKDALQVYLQANNNKDQAIISAPVSILQGKFVADNSDLFFAVATREVSKNTQLTVIPDSDPALIERYKKQYGKTLPLLPQGSYSLPETINIPAGKSISEKMLTITWKDPSVLKDKNATYLLPVSIKSMDNKDATLTSNRNTIFVEVKFAEVSYSLKTKAGKTSEDIFLKKAGNTVITKDTNPILIASLNTGVNTDVPIKVNIDNSLVSTYNTTNGTQFQILPENTYKLSTTTLNIPKNNISSNELEIQFTDAMSQLDITKQYLLPVKSTSQINLPTTNDVVYLKISISVNNINSNIPATGTIIDRNNWSVQANSEYDIENTASMMLDGDNRTGWLSGSGENATVILDMGQSNMLKGFSIIPTYFYGSYPLFPSSIVVYTSNDGINWARQGIYENDRAAGGNPQNPYTGWITFIEPVNARYVKFDEIESFAGIGELNAIK